The Megasphaera stantonii genome includes a window with the following:
- a CDS encoding acyltransferase, with protein MSKRFIHSINYMRGLCMLGVIGIHVGSVAIANPTPNLWLVAVLEILSRFSVPAFFFLSAFGMFCSQPLNQPFSYKDYLRRRLRTVFVPYIAWSLFYMLYVSVLSHNFNLFQPLAFVKTLWYGLAMYHIYFLVILLWFYLLMPLWRGLLQQMEKAPLASFTLLFAANVVFNFYSSYIWTAPTDSPFLHDAFVYRLNYVVFHYLFIFMFGAFIAEHFQRAVDWISRHGVFINVLQLAATAGMLAAYYGVMDYLHYDVLSAVFTVHQLSPVGMVYTVTTIVFFLYWLECHSVPPVMHRLLSMLGNYSYPIYLVHPVFLSACTGLAAHFHLYLRAVHILAIYLIVAGLAAAYSAVIMNLSLPRWLSVCLKGK; from the coding sequence ATGTCAAAGCGATTTATTCATTCCATCAATTATATGCGCGGCCTGTGCATGCTCGGCGTCATCGGCATTCACGTCGGCTCCGTGGCCATTGCCAATCCGACGCCTAATCTGTGGCTCGTCGCCGTATTGGAAATCCTGTCGCGGTTTTCCGTACCGGCCTTCTTCTTCCTGTCGGCCTTCGGCATGTTCTGCAGCCAGCCCCTGAACCAGCCCTTTTCCTACAAAGACTACCTGCGCCGCCGCCTGCGGACGGTCTTTGTCCCCTATATTGCCTGGTCCCTGTTTTACATGCTGTACGTATCCGTTCTCAGCCACAATTTCAACCTGTTTCAGCCGTTGGCCTTCGTGAAAACCCTGTGGTATGGCCTAGCCATGTATCATATCTACTTTCTCGTCATCCTGCTGTGGTTTTACCTTCTCATGCCGCTTTGGCGCGGTCTGCTCCAGCAGATGGAAAAGGCGCCTCTCGCGTCGTTTACGCTGCTGTTCGCGGCCAACGTCGTCTTCAATTTTTATTCCAGCTATATCTGGACGGCGCCGACGGACTCGCCGTTCCTGCACGACGCCTTCGTATACCGGCTGAACTACGTCGTCTTCCACTACCTGTTCATTTTCATGTTCGGCGCCTTTATAGCCGAGCATTTCCAACGAGCCGTCGATTGGATCAGCCGACACGGCGTCTTCATCAATGTCCTGCAGCTGGCCGCTACGGCAGGCATGCTGGCCGCCTACTACGGCGTCATGGATTACCTCCATTACGACGTCCTGTCCGCCGTCTTTACGGTCCACCAGCTCAGCCCCGTCGGCATGGTCTATACGGTCACGACGATTGTCTTCTTCCTGTACTGGCTCGAATGCCATTCCGTTCCTCCGGTCATGCATCGCCTCTTGTCTATGCTGGGAAACTATTCCTATCCCATTTACCTGGTCCATCCCGTATTCCTCAGCGCCTGCACCGGTCTGGCAGCCCATTTCCACCTGTACCTGCGGGCCGTCCATATCCTCGCCATCTACCTCATCGTAGCCGGCCTGGCTGCGGCCTATTCCGCCGTCATCATGAACCTTTCCCTGCCCCGCTGGCTGTCGGTATGCCTGAAAGGCAAATAA
- the queF gene encoding preQ(1) synthase, with translation MNRTSEELSQLASLGSQHTTYRQDYDPGLLETFDNKHPGRDYFVKFNCPEFTSLCPKTGQPDYATIYISYVPDQKMVESKSLKLYLFSFRNHGDFHEDCVNIIMDDLISLMNPKYIEVWGKFLPRGGISIDPYCNYGRQGTPWEQVAWQRLSQHDLYPEKVDNR, from the coding sequence ATGAACAGAACAAGTGAAGAATTAAGCCAGCTGGCTTCGTTGGGGAGTCAGCATACGACGTATCGTCAGGATTATGACCCGGGACTGCTGGAAACCTTTGACAACAAGCATCCCGGCCGGGATTATTTTGTCAAATTCAACTGTCCGGAATTTACCAGCCTGTGCCCCAAGACAGGCCAGCCTGACTACGCGACGATTTATATTTCCTATGTGCCGGACCAAAAGATGGTCGAAAGCAAGTCGCTGAAGCTGTACCTATTCAGCTTCCGCAACCACGGCGATTTCCATGAAGACTGCGTCAATATCATCATGGACGACTTAATCTCCCTCATGAACCCGAAATACATCGAGGTGTGGGGAAAATTTTTGCCCCGCGGCGGCATCAGCATCGACCCGTACTGCAACTATGGCCGCCAGGGAACACCGTGGGAGCAAGTAGCCTGGCAGCGCCTGTCCCAGCATGATTTGTATCCGGAAAAGGTAGATAATCGTTAA
- a CDS encoding QueT transporter family protein, which yields MYNFLANTKRMTMSSMVIALYIVLLYVTQGVSFGPYQIRIATALYALAFVYPFLVVPMGIANFAANFLFGGLGLLDMAGGCLVGWLTTWLIVQVRLRGWNVWLAALPIWWVPSLGVSLWLSYLFGLPYGMLVASLSAGQFLPALCGVFLIHALTKAYRVNKEHI from the coding sequence ATGTATAATTTCCTGGCAAATACGAAACGCATGACTATGTCCAGTATGGTCATTGCTTTGTATATCGTTCTGCTGTATGTGACGCAGGGCGTTTCCTTTGGCCCCTATCAAATCCGAATCGCCACGGCCTTGTATGCATTGGCTTTCGTGTACCCCTTCCTGGTCGTGCCTATGGGGATTGCAAACTTTGCCGCTAATTTCTTGTTTGGCGGCCTGGGACTGCTGGATATGGCCGGCGGCTGTCTGGTCGGCTGGCTGACGACGTGGCTCATCGTGCAGGTCCGCCTGCGAGGATGGAACGTCTGGCTTGCGGCTCTGCCGATCTGGTGGGTTCCGTCGCTGGGCGTCAGCCTGTGGCTGTCCTACTTATTTGGCCTTCCCTACGGCATGCTCGTCGCGTCGTTGTCGGCAGGACAATTTCTGCCGGCTCTCTGCGGCGTATTTCTCATCCACGCCTTGACCAAGGCATATCGTGTCAATAAGGAGCATATATGA
- the lepB gene encoding signal peptidase I, which yields MNTILHEVYEWVYSIIIALAIAMVIHIFFFQPTRVSGESMVPTLHNGEYLIVSKLGHVMGDVPDYGDIVIIDSRVLYERTWKDDVTEPMNNYLAFFNHDLQTKNVWVKRVIGRPGDTLAFRDGKVWRNGEPLDEPYINEPMNYSRKDEIKIPEGYVFCMGDNRNHSSDSRFIGPVPVDHVLGKVIW from the coding sequence GTGAATACAATTTTGCATGAAGTATATGAGTGGGTATATTCCATTATCATAGCGTTGGCCATCGCGATGGTCATTCACATTTTCTTTTTCCAGCCGACGCGCGTGTCCGGCGAATCAATGGTACCGACGCTTCATAACGGCGAATACCTCATTGTGTCCAAGCTGGGGCACGTCATGGGCGATGTGCCGGATTACGGTGATATCGTCATCATCGACAGCCGCGTGCTGTACGAACGGACCTGGAAGGACGATGTGACGGAGCCTATGAATAACTACCTGGCCTTTTTCAATCATGACTTGCAGACGAAAAACGTCTGGGTCAAGCGGGTTATCGGACGGCCCGGCGATACGCTGGCCTTCCGCGACGGCAAGGTATGGCGCAACGGCGAGCCCTTGGACGAGCCGTATATCAACGAGCCCATGAATTACAGCCGCAAGGACGAAATCAAGATTCCCGAGGGCTACGTGTTCTGCATGGGGGACAACCGCAATCACAGCAGCGACAGCCGCTTTATCGGTCCCGTGCCTGTGGATCACGTATTGGGCAAGGTAATTTGGTAG
- a CDS encoding MBL fold metallo-hydrolase — translation MMNRRQFLKAMGIGAAGLALGGTYYVNRPEFGCLPTGKRRERILASPHYYDGQFQNLEPIDQTVKGGEAKAMAEFLFGSSEGLKPKGRMISQKTDLHSLPLDEDCVVWMGHSSLYLHLGGYRILVDPVFSSYASPAFFINRAFDGSNVYAAADIPPVDVLVLSHDHWDHLDYLSVMALKDKVKDIVCPLGVGEYFEQWGFDMARVHEEDWYTEIPLADGLTVHVLPSQHFSGRLFKRNQTQWAGFAFITPGRRVYVSGDGGYGSHFRHIGETLGPFDLAVMENGQYNERWARIHLMPEEAARAAVDVGAKAILSVHNGKFALSRHPWAEPYQRLSVASIGKPYRLLTPKIGETVRIGDDRQTFSAWWEQMA, via the coding sequence ATGATGAACAGACGACAGTTTTTAAAAGCTATGGGAATCGGCGCAGCCGGCCTGGCTCTCGGCGGTACGTATTATGTAAACCGGCCGGAGTTCGGCTGCCTGCCGACGGGGAAACGGCGGGAGCGCATCTTGGCCTCGCCTCATTATTACGACGGGCAGTTTCAGAATTTGGAGCCTATCGACCAGACTGTCAAAGGGGGAGAAGCCAAGGCTATGGCCGAGTTCCTTTTCGGCAGCTCCGAGGGATTGAAGCCGAAAGGACGGATGATTTCCCAGAAAACGGACCTGCATTCCCTGCCTCTCGACGAGGACTGTGTCGTCTGGATGGGCCACTCGTCGCTGTACCTGCACCTCGGCGGCTATCGCATCCTTGTCGACCCGGTGTTCAGCAGCTATGCTTCGCCGGCCTTTTTCATCAACCGGGCCTTTGATGGCAGCAATGTCTATGCGGCTGCTGATATTCCCCCTGTGGATGTACTGGTTCTGTCTCATGACCACTGGGATCATCTCGATTATCTCAGCGTCATGGCTTTGAAAGACAAGGTGAAGGACATCGTCTGCCCCTTGGGCGTCGGCGAGTATTTCGAGCAGTGGGGATTCGACATGGCCCGCGTCCACGAGGAAGACTGGTATACGGAAATTCCTCTGGCCGACGGCCTGACGGTGCATGTTCTGCCGAGCCAGCATTTTTCCGGCCGCCTGTTCAAGCGCAATCAGACCCAGTGGGCCGGTTTTGCCTTCATTACGCCGGGGCGGCGCGTCTATGTCAGCGGCGACGGCGGCTATGGGAGCCATTTTCGCCATATCGGCGAGACCTTGGGGCCTTTTGATCTGGCTGTCATGGAAAACGGCCAGTACAACGAACGCTGGGCCCGCATTCATCTCATGCCGGAGGAAGCGGCCCGGGCGGCTGTCGACGTCGGCGCGAAGGCCATCTTATCCGTGCACAACGGTAAATTCGCCCTGAGCCGTCATCCCTGGGCTGAGCCGTACCAGCGCCTGTCGGTTGCCAGCATAGGCAAACCGTACCGGCTTCTCACGCCCAAAATCGGCGAAACCGTCCGCATCGGCGACGACAGGCAGACCTTTTCGGCATGGTGGGAGCAGATGGCGTGA